A window from Populus trichocarpa isolate Nisqually-1 chromosome 3, P.trichocarpa_v4.1, whole genome shotgun sequence encodes these proteins:
- the LOC18096924 gene encoding haloacid dehalogenase-like hydrolase domain-containing protein Sgpp — translation MTVSDTKISLSKLAPLEAVLFDVDGTLCDSDPLHYYAFREMLQEINFNDGVPITEEFFVKNIAGKHNEDIALLLFPDDLQRGLKFMDDKETMFRRLASEQLKPVNGIYKLKKWVEDHGLKRAAVTNAPRANAELMISLLGLSDFFDAVILGDDCEHAKPHPEPYLKALEVLNVSKDHTFVCEDSVSGIKAGVAAGMPVVGLTTRNPEHLLMEAKPTLIIKDYEDPNLWTALEELDKQEAAVKPAA, via the exons ATGACTGTTTCTGATAC TAAAATTTCTCTCTCCAAGCTTGCTCCATTGGAAGCTGTACTATTTGATGTTGATGGGACTCTATGCGATTCAGATCCCCTCCACTACTATGCCTTCCGAGAAATGCTTCAAGAG ATAAATTTCAATGATGGGGTCCCAATTACGGAGGAATTCTTTGTTAAGAATATTGCCGGGAAGCATAATGAGGATATTGCTTTGCTCCTCTTTCCCGATGATCTCCAACGAGGCTTAAAATTCATGGACGATAAGGAAACGATGTTTCGAAG ATTGGCATCTGAGCAACTGAAGCCTGTAAATGGAAtatataaattgaagaaatgggTTGAAGATCATGGGCTGAAACGGGCTGCAGTTACCAATGCTCCAAGAGCAAATGCTGAACTTATGATCTCACTTCTGGGCCTCTCTGATTTTTTTGATGCTGTTATCCTTGGGGATGATTGTGAGCACGCCAAACCACACCCAGAACCCTACTTGAAGGCTCTTGAAGTGCTCAATGTGTCAAAGGACCATACCTTTGTGTGCGAG GATTCTGTTTCAGGCATAAAAGCTGGAGTGGCAGCCGGGATGCCTGTCGTTGGTTTAACTACCAGAAATCCAGAGCATCTATTGATGGAGGCAAAGCCTACACTTATTATAAAGGATTATGAAGATCCAAATTTGTGGACAGCTCTGGAAGAACTTGATAAGCAGGAAGCTGCTGTGAAACCTGCTGCTTGA